The following coding sequences are from one Oncorhynchus kisutch isolate 150728-3 linkage group LG23, Okis_V2, whole genome shotgun sequence window:
- the LOC109868397 gene encoding nuclear apoptosis-inducing factor 1 isoform X1: protein MASNTKKRKMNFSEREVEIIVEEIEKQKHTLVNHFNAGVTHIAKNNAWIEILKKVNAVTTCPRELAEVKKKWSDMKTEVRRKVAQARAAIEETTTDCTPVHVILTAMQQRICNLLGEATIISLPTGDPDAEITLPVTMSSATTVTLTESLQTASASCEETKLDVETTYHTLEEGGVVEYCTTTEATPTVVTAVESHPVEMLTSVSSSPPHSQAKPQELKSRIALNSARLLQEQRVTNVHVRQIAQHLEGQNELLQMIRRSQEAQAYAQERQAQALEGTQAALLALVQMMRPALKDLRKFLQSGTDNSNNSSGAAAEGSEQRPKTPPPQPADEG from the exons ATGGCATCgaatacaaaaaaaagaaaaatgaatTTTTCAGAGAGGGAGGTCGAAATTATTGTGGAGGAAATAGAGAAACAAAAGCACACACTCGTTAACCACTTCAATGCTGGAGTCACTCACATAGCAAAGAATAACGCGTGGATAGAAATTCTGAAGAAGGTGAACGCTGTAACAACATGCCCAAGAGAGTTGGCTGAAGTCAAGAAGAAATGGTCGGATATGAAGACCGAGGTGAGGCGCAAAGTGGCCCAGGCTAGGGCGGCAATTGAGGAGACCACTACCGACTGCACTCCGGTTCACGTCATCCTCACTGCTATGCAGCAGCGTATTTGTAACCTTTTGGGAGAGGCGACTATCATCAGTTTACCTACTGGAGACCCAGATGCTGAGATAACTTTACCTGTTACTATGAGTTCAGCCACCACCGTGACACTCACAGAGA GCCTTCAGACAGCTTCAGCATCATGCGAGGAGACTAAATTAGATG TCGAGACCACATACCACACATTGGAAGAAGGCGGTGTGGTGGAGTACTGCACTACCACTGAAGCCACACCCACCGTGGTGACCGCTGTGGAGTCGCATCCGGTGGAGATGCTGACGTCAGTGTCGTCTTCTCCGCCACACAGCCAGGCCAAGCCCCAGGAGCTGAAGAGCCGCATCGCCCTCAACTCCGCCCGGCTCCTCCAAGAACAGCGGGTCACCAATGTGCACGTGAGGCAGATTGCCCAGCACCTGGAGGGCCAGAACGAGCTGCTGCAGATGATCCGGAGGTCCCAGGAAGCACAGGCCTACGCCCAGGAGAGGCAGGCCCAGGCCCTGGAGGGAACCCAGGCAGCCCTGCTGGCCCTGGTACAGATGATGAGGCCTGCTCTCAAGGACCTGAGGAAGTTCCTGCAGAGCGGGACTGACAACTCCAACAACAGCTCTGGGGCTGCTGCAGAGGGTTCAGAACAGAGGCCCAAGACCCCGCCTCCACAGCCAGCAGACGAAGGCTAA
- the LOC109868397 gene encoding nuclear apoptosis-inducing factor 1 isoform X2 has translation MVGYEDRGLQTASASCEETKLDVETTYHTLEEGGVVEYCTTTEATPTVVTAVESHPVEMLTSVSSSPPHSQAKPQELKSRIALNSARLLQEQRVTNVHVRQIAQHLEGQNELLQMIRRSQEAQAYAQERQAQALEGTQAALLALVQMMRPALKDLRKFLQSGTDNSNNSSGAAAEGSEQRPKTPPPQPADEG, from the exons ATGGTCGGATATGAAGACCGAG GCCTTCAGACAGCTTCAGCATCATGCGAGGAGACTAAATTAGATG TCGAGACCACATACCACACATTGGAAGAAGGCGGTGTGGTGGAGTACTGCACTACCACTGAAGCCACACCCACCGTGGTGACCGCTGTGGAGTCGCATCCGGTGGAGATGCTGACGTCAGTGTCGTCTTCTCCGCCACACAGCCAGGCCAAGCCCCAGGAGCTGAAGAGCCGCATCGCCCTCAACTCCGCCCGGCTCCTCCAAGAACAGCGGGTCACCAATGTGCACGTGAGGCAGATTGCCCAGCACCTGGAGGGCCAGAACGAGCTGCTGCAGATGATCCGGAGGTCCCAGGAAGCACAGGCCTACGCCCAGGAGAGGCAGGCCCAGGCCCTGGAGGGAACCCAGGCAGCCCTGCTGGCCCTGGTACAGATGATGAGGCCTGCTCTCAAGGACCTGAGGAAGTTCCTGCAGAGCGGGACTGACAACTCCAACAACAGCTCTGGGGCTGCTGCAGAGGGTTCAGAACAGAGGCCCAAGACCCCGCCTCCACAGCCAGCAGACGAAGGCTAA